The Yersinia intermedia genome window below encodes:
- the lptA gene encoding lipopolysaccharide ABC transporter substrate-binding protein LptA gives MKSKNKLRHFLLASSLLTASLPALALTGDTDQPVTVDSVKQALDMEANTVTFTDNVVIKQGTIEIKADKVVVTRPGGDQSKMVIEGYGNPVTFYQMQDSGKPVKGHGQKLRYEVANDFVVLTGNAYLEQLDSNIKGDRITYLVKKQQMEAFSDKGNRVTTVLLPSQLQDKGPAASGQKKSK, from the coding sequence ATGAAATCCAAAAATAAACTTCGTCATTTTTTGCTTGCCAGTTCACTTTTGACCGCAAGCCTGCCTGCTCTGGCGTTAACGGGTGATACTGATCAGCCCGTCACGGTTGACTCCGTTAAGCAAGCGTTAGATATGGAAGCAAATACCGTCACATTTACCGACAATGTGGTTATCAAGCAAGGTACCATTGAGATCAAAGCTGATAAAGTCGTGGTTACACGCCCCGGTGGTGATCAAAGCAAAATGGTCATTGAGGGTTATGGTAATCCGGTGACGTTCTATCAGATGCAAGACAGCGGCAAACCCGTTAAAGGCCATGGGCAGAAACTGCGTTATGAAGTCGCAAATGATTTCGTGGTGTTGACTGGCAATGCCTATTTGGAGCAACTTGATAGTAATATCAAGGGTGATCGCATCACTTATCTGGTGAAAAAACAGCAGATGGAAGCCTTCAGTGATAAAGGCAATCGCGTCACCACCGTGTTATTACCGTCCCAATTACAAGACAAAGGGCCAGCAGCTTCAGGCCAAAAGAAGAGTAAGTAA
- the hpf gene encoding ribosome hibernation promoting factor, translated as MQLNITGHHVEITEALREFVTTKFAKLEQYFDRINQVYVVLSVEKVKQIAEATVHVNGGELHASSEQEDMYAAIDILVDKLARQLNKHKDKLKQH; from the coding sequence ATGCAGCTCAATATTACCGGACATCATGTCGAAATAACCGAAGCATTACGCGAGTTTGTTACCACTAAATTTGCCAAACTTGAGCAATATTTTGATCGCATTAACCAGGTATATGTGGTTTTAAGTGTTGAAAAAGTAAAACAAATTGCAGAAGCAACGGTACATGTGAATGGAGGCGAGTTGCACGCAAGCTCAGAGCAGGAGGATATGTACGCTGCAATTGATATTTTGGTTGATAAGCTGGCACGCCAGTTGAACAAACACAAAGACAAATTGAAACAACACTAA
- the mlaF gene encoding phospholipid ABC transporter ATP-binding protein MlaF has translation MNQPSSNLIEIRGMSFTRGQRPIFADINMTVPRGKVTAIMGPSGIGKTTLLRLIGGQLVPDAGEIWFDGDNIPALSRQRLYDVRKKMSMLFQSGALFTDLTVFENVAFPLREHSRLPEELLHSTVMMKLEAVGLRGAANLMPAELSGGMARRAALARAIALDPELIMFDEPFVGQDPITMGVLVKLIDELNHALGVTCVVVSHDVPEVLSIADYAYIVADQHVIAEGTPEQLQANGDMRVRQFLDGIADGPVPFRFPAGDYKTELLYPK, from the coding sequence ATGAACCAACCGTCGTCGAATTTGATAGAGATCCGTGGGATGAGTTTTACCCGTGGTCAGCGTCCGATATTCGCCGATATCAACATGACGGTCCCTCGCGGCAAAGTAACTGCGATTATGGGGCCATCAGGGATTGGTAAAACCACGTTGTTGCGCCTGATCGGTGGGCAACTGGTACCGGATGCAGGTGAAATCTGGTTCGATGGTGATAATATTCCGGCGCTTTCACGTCAGCGTTTGTATGATGTGCGTAAGAAGATGAGCATGCTGTTTCAATCTGGCGCGTTATTTACCGATTTGACCGTGTTTGAGAATGTGGCTTTCCCATTACGCGAGCATAGTCGTTTGCCTGAGGAACTGCTGCACAGTACGGTGATGATGAAGCTGGAAGCGGTGGGGCTACGTGGTGCGGCTAATCTGATGCCTGCCGAATTGTCTGGCGGTATGGCGCGGCGCGCCGCGTTGGCTCGGGCCATTGCCCTTGATCCTGAATTGATTATGTTTGATGAGCCATTTGTGGGTCAGGACCCTATAACCATGGGGGTGCTGGTAAAACTGATTGATGAGCTGAATCATGCATTAGGCGTGACTTGCGTCGTGGTTTCCCACGATGTGCCTGAAGTCCTTAGTATTGCTGATTATGCTTATATTGTTGCCGATCAGCATGTTATTGCCGAAGGAACACCGGAACAGTTGCAAGCTAATGGCGATATGCGGGTGCGCCAGTTCCTCGATGGTATTGCCGACGGGCCGGTGCCTTTCCGTTTTCCGGCTGGTGATTATAAAACTGAGCTGTTATACCCCAAGTGA
- the kdsC gene encoding 3-deoxy-manno-octulosonate-8-phosphatase KdsC, with product MSDTVYQDTCYGPVANTVMSRAAKIRLLICDVDGVMSDGLIYMGNQGEELKAFNVRDGYGIRCLITSGIEVAIITGRCAKLLEDRANTLGIRHLYQGQSDKLVAYNELLVALACQPEQVAYIGDDLIDWPVMAQVGFSVAVADAHPLLIPKAHYVTRINGGRGAVREICDLILLAQDKLEGAKGLSI from the coding sequence ATGAGCGACACCGTATATCAGGACACATGCTATGGACCCGTTGCCAACACCGTGATGTCACGTGCGGCGAAAATTCGCCTACTGATTTGTGATGTCGATGGTGTGATGTCCGATGGCCTGATTTATATGGGCAATCAAGGCGAAGAGCTAAAAGCTTTCAACGTGCGTGATGGTTATGGTATCCGCTGCCTGATAACCTCAGGTATTGAAGTGGCTATTATTACTGGCCGCTGCGCAAAATTACTGGAAGACCGCGCCAACACCTTAGGTATTCGCCACCTTTATCAAGGGCAATCTGATAAGCTGGTGGCCTATAACGAATTGTTGGTAGCATTAGCATGCCAGCCTGAGCAGGTTGCTTATATTGGGGATGATCTGATTGATTGGCCAGTCATGGCACAAGTAGGGTTCTCTGTCGCCGTGGCGGATGCTCATCCGTTACTTATCCCCAAGGCGCATTATGTGACGCGAATCAATGGCGGGCGCGGCGCAGTACGTGAGATATGTGATTTGATATTATTAGCTCAGGATAAACTTGAAGGTGCCAAAGGATTGTCGATATGA
- the npr gene encoding PTS phosphocarrier protein NPr, giving the protein MTIKQTVEIKNKLGMHARPAMKLFELVQSFDAEVMLRNDSGTEAEASSVIALLMLDSAKGRQIEVEATGPDEIQALAAVIELFNSGFDED; this is encoded by the coding sequence ATGACTATCAAACAAACCGTTGAGATCAAAAACAAGTTGGGGATGCACGCCAGACCCGCAATGAAATTGTTCGAGCTGGTTCAGAGTTTTGATGCTGAAGTCATGTTACGCAACGACAGCGGTACCGAAGCCGAGGCCAGCAGTGTCATTGCACTGCTGATGCTGGATTCAGCCAAAGGCCGTCAGATTGAAGTTGAAGCGACCGGCCCTGATGAGATTCAAGCGCTGGCGGCTGTTATTGAGTTATTTAATTCAGGGTTTGATGAGGATTAA
- the rapZ gene encoding RNase adapter RapZ, whose product MVLMIVSGRSGSGKSVALRALEDMGFYCVDNLPVVLLPQLASTLADRNISAAVSIDVRNMPESPEVFEHAMTQLPDSFSPQLLFLDADRNTLIRRYSDTRRLHPLSTKNLSLESAIDEESDLLEPLRSRADLIIDTSEMSVHELAEMLRTRLLGKRERELTMVFESFGFKHGIPIDADYVFDVRFLPNPHWDPKLRPMTGLDKPVISFLDRHTEVHNFIYQTRSYLELWLPMLETNNRSYLTVAIGCTGGKHRSVYVAEQLADYFRARGKNVQSRHRTLEKRK is encoded by the coding sequence ATGGTGCTGATGATTGTCAGCGGCCGTTCCGGTTCAGGGAAGTCTGTTGCTTTACGCGCATTGGAAGATATGGGCTTTTATTGTGTCGATAACTTGCCTGTGGTTCTGCTGCCGCAATTGGCAAGTACACTTGCCGATAGGAATATCTCTGCCGCAGTAAGCATAGACGTACGCAATATGCCTGAATCTCCTGAGGTATTTGAACATGCCATGACTCAACTGCCGGATAGCTTTTCACCGCAGTTGCTGTTTTTAGATGCTGACCGCAATACCCTGATTCGTCGCTATAGCGATACCCGTCGCCTGCATCCGTTGTCGACCAAAAACCTGTCATTAGAAAGTGCTATCGATGAAGAGAGCGACCTGTTGGAGCCTCTGCGCTCACGGGCTGATCTGATTATTGATACGTCCGAAATGTCAGTGCATGAATTGGCTGAGATGCTGCGTACCCGTCTGTTGGGTAAACGTGAGCGCGAATTAACCATGGTGTTTGAGTCATTTGGCTTTAAACATGGCATTCCCATCGATGCCGATTATGTTTTCGATGTGCGTTTCTTGCCAAACCCACACTGGGACCCAAAACTACGCCCAATGACAGGTTTGGATAAGCCGGTAATCTCTTTCTTGGATCGCCATACCGAAGTACACAATTTTATTTATCAGACCCGTAGCTATCTGGAACTGTGGCTACCGATGCTGGAAACCAATAACCGCAGTTATTTGACGGTCGCCATTGGTTGTACCGGTGGTAAACATCGCTCAGTTTATGTTGCTGAACAGTTGGCTGATTATTTCCGCGCTCGCGGCAAGAATGTTCAATCACGCCATCGTACTCTGGAAAAGCGTAAATAA
- a CDS encoding MFS transporter: MSESPTEQLVMPNLVSAENHAYRKAAWHILPLLMLCYIVAYLDRVNVGFAKLQMADDLQFSEAVYGFGAGIFFIAYFFLEIPSNLMLHRVGARLWIARIMITWGIISAGMAFVTTPMSFYVMRCLLGIAEAGFYPGVILYLSYWFPTNRRGRMYALFATAVPLSGVFGAPLSGWIMGAFNGLHGFAGWQWMFVLEGIPSVLIGILVIFKLTDRISHAKWLTDEEKKILQANIDNDTQHHVHSSLKEIFLQPRVWLLTLIYFCLIAGFYTIGFWLPTLIKDSGVKDVLSIGLLSAIPYGAAALTMIVVSRSADRWRERRWHLALTATLGGVGMIISASFSDNIVIAMMGLTLGAMGALSTLPLFWSLPTAFLGGTAAAAGIALINSWGNLAGFVAPYMMGYLKDLTQSTTTGMLIISTMLFIGAALVFLVPAKTVNR; the protein is encoded by the coding sequence ATGTCTGAATCACCCACTGAACAATTAGTGATGCCTAACCTGGTCTCTGCGGAGAATCATGCCTATCGCAAGGCCGCGTGGCATATTTTACCCTTACTGATGCTGTGCTATATCGTCGCTTATTTAGATCGGGTTAACGTTGGCTTCGCCAAATTGCAGATGGCGGATGACTTACAGTTTTCGGAGGCGGTGTATGGGTTCGGCGCCGGTATCTTTTTTATTGCCTACTTCTTTCTGGAAATCCCCAGTAACCTGATGCTGCATCGCGTAGGGGCACGGTTGTGGATTGCGCGCATTATGATCACCTGGGGCATCATCTCGGCTGGGATGGCTTTTGTCACCACACCAATGTCTTTTTACGTAATGCGTTGCTTGCTGGGAATTGCAGAGGCTGGGTTCTATCCCGGCGTCATCCTTTATCTTTCTTATTGGTTCCCAACTAATCGCCGTGGCCGTATGTACGCTTTATTCGCCACCGCCGTTCCATTATCCGGCGTGTTCGGTGCACCGTTATCGGGTTGGATCATGGGTGCCTTTAATGGACTCCATGGCTTTGCAGGTTGGCAATGGATGTTTGTTCTGGAAGGTATTCCGTCCGTTTTAATCGGTATTTTGGTGATTTTTAAACTGACTGACCGTATCAGTCATGCCAAATGGCTAACCGACGAAGAGAAAAAAATCTTGCAGGCCAACATTGATAACGACACACAACATCATGTCCACAGCAGCCTGAAAGAGATTTTCCTACAACCCCGCGTCTGGTTGCTCACGCTCATTTATTTCTGTCTGATTGCAGGTTTCTACACTATCGGCTTCTGGTTACCGACACTGATCAAAGACAGTGGGGTAAAAGACGTGCTGAGTATTGGTTTGTTAAGTGCCATTCCTTACGGTGCCGCCGCCCTGACCATGATCGTGGTATCACGCAGTGCTGACCGTTGGCGCGAACGGCGCTGGCATCTGGCTTTAACGGCTACGTTGGGCGGGGTCGGGATGATTATTTCGGCCAGTTTCAGTGACAACATCGTTATTGCCATGATGGGCTTAACTCTGGGTGCAATGGGAGCATTGAGTACCTTGCCACTATTCTGGAGCCTGCCAACAGCTTTCCTCGGCGGAACCGCAGCCGCAGCCGGCATCGCTCTGATTAACTCCTGGGGCAACCTGGCAGGCTTTGTCGCACCTTATATGATGGGCTACCTG
- the rpoN gene encoding RNA polymerase factor sigma-54, producing the protein MKQGLQLKFSQQLAMTPQLQQAIRLLQLSTLELQQEIQLALESNPLLEQTDLHEEIETKETVDSESLDTREALEQKDMPEELPLDATWDEIYTAGTPSGMGNDYSDDELPVYQGETTQTLQDYLMWQVDLTPFSDTDVAIATSIVDAVDETGYLTVPLEDILESMGDENVALDEVEAVLKRIQHFDPIGVAARNLRECLLVQLSQYDKDTPYLAEARLVVSDYLDLLGNHDFRTMIRLSRLKEDTLKEAITLIQSLDPRPGQSINTGESEYVIPDVLVRKDKDQWTVELNADSIPRLKINQQYAAMGNNTRNDSDGQFIRSNLQEAKWLIKSLESRNETLLKVARCIVEQQVAFFENGPEFMKPMVLADIAQAVDMHESTISRVTTQKFLHSPRGIFELKYFFSSHVNTDSGGEASSTAIRALVKKLVAAENPAKPLSDSKLTTLLCEQGIMVARRTVAKYRESLSIPPSNQRKQLV; encoded by the coding sequence ATGAAGCAAGGTTTGCAACTCAAGTTTAGCCAACAACTGGCAATGACACCGCAGCTTCAACAGGCTATTCGCTTGTTGCAGCTTTCTACGCTTGAACTCCAGCAGGAGATTCAGCTAGCGCTGGAAAGTAACCCGCTGCTTGAGCAAACTGATCTTCATGAAGAGATAGAGACAAAAGAGACTGTAGACAGTGAATCGCTTGATACCCGCGAGGCCCTGGAACAAAAAGATATGCCAGAAGAGTTACCCCTTGATGCCACCTGGGATGAGATCTACACCGCAGGCACGCCATCAGGCATGGGCAATGACTACAGCGATGATGAGCTGCCGGTCTATCAGGGGGAAACGACTCAAACATTACAAGATTACCTAATGTGGCAAGTGGATTTGACCCCCTTCTCTGATACCGATGTTGCTATTGCGACCTCTATCGTGGATGCGGTGGATGAAACCGGCTACCTTACTGTGCCACTGGAAGATATTCTGGAAAGCATGGGGGACGAAAACGTTGCACTGGACGAGGTGGAAGCGGTACTTAAGCGGATACAACACTTTGATCCTATTGGTGTCGCAGCGCGTAACCTGCGTGAATGTCTGCTAGTACAGTTGTCACAGTATGACAAAGATACCCCCTATCTTGCCGAAGCACGCCTCGTCGTTAGCGATTATCTGGATTTGCTGGGTAACCATGATTTCCGTACGATGATCCGCTTGAGTCGGCTAAAAGAAGATACACTTAAAGAAGCGATAACCCTGATTCAGTCTCTGGACCCGCGTCCGGGCCAATCCATCAATACCGGGGAGTCAGAATATGTCATTCCCGATGTTTTGGTGCGTAAAGACAAAGATCAATGGACGGTAGAGCTTAATGCCGATAGCATTCCACGCCTAAAAATCAACCAGCAGTATGCGGCGATGGGGAACAACACGCGTAATGACAGTGACGGGCAGTTTATCCGTAGCAATCTGCAAGAAGCGAAATGGTTGATAAAAAGCCTTGAAAGCCGTAATGAAACGTTGCTGAAGGTGGCGCGTTGTATAGTAGAGCAGCAGGTAGCGTTTTTTGAGAATGGGCCTGAATTTATGAAACCCATGGTACTGGCCGATATCGCCCAGGCCGTGGATATGCATGAGTCGACAATCTCTCGCGTGACCACGCAGAAGTTCCTGCACAGTCCACGGGGTATTTTCGAGCTAAAATATTTCTTCTCCAGCCACGTCAATACAGATAGCGGAGGTGAAGCTTCTTCCACCGCAATTCGTGCACTGGTGAAAAAATTGGTTGCGGCAGAAAACCCTGCTAAACCACTGAGTGACAGTAAGCTGACCACACTATTATGTGAACAAGGCATCATGGTGGCGCGGCGTACCGTTGCGAAGTACCGAGAGTCGTTATCCATCCCGCCGTCAAATCAGCGTAAACAGTTGGTTTGA
- the lptB gene encoding LPS export ABC transporter ATP-binding protein, translating into MATLIAEKLAKAYKGRKVVEDVSLNVKSGEIVGLLGPNGAGKTTTFYMVVGIVQRDAGRIVIDDEDISLLPLHERARRGIGYLPQEASIFRRLSVFNNLMAVLEIRNDLSAEQREERADELMEEFHITHLRDNLGQSLSGGERRRVEIARALAANPKFILLDEPFAGVDPISVIDIKKIIEHLRDSGLGVLITDHNVRETLDVCERAYIVSQGHLIAHGTPQEILADEQVKRVYLGEEFRL; encoded by the coding sequence ATGGCAACATTAATCGCAGAAAAGCTAGCTAAGGCGTACAAAGGCCGTAAAGTAGTCGAAGACGTAAGCCTCAATGTGAAGTCCGGTGAGATTGTGGGCCTACTTGGGCCGAACGGCGCAGGAAAAACCACTACTTTTTATATGGTCGTCGGCATTGTCCAGCGTGACGCCGGGCGTATTGTGATTGATGACGAAGATATCAGCCTCTTGCCTCTCCATGAACGCGCCCGTCGCGGTATTGGTTATTTACCGCAAGAAGCCTCTATTTTCCGCCGCCTGAGTGTATTTAACAACTTAATGGCGGTGCTGGAGATCCGTAACGATCTCTCTGCTGAGCAGCGTGAAGAACGGGCTGATGAGCTAATGGAAGAATTCCATATCACTCATTTACGTGACAATCTGGGGCAATCTCTTTCTGGTGGTGAACGCCGCCGTGTTGAGATAGCTCGTGCGCTGGCGGCAAATCCTAAGTTTATTCTGTTGGATGAGCCTTTTGCCGGGGTTGACCCGATCTCCGTTATCGATATCAAGAAGATCATTGAACATCTGCGCGACAGTGGCCTCGGCGTTCTGATTACCGACCATAACGTGCGTGAGACATTAGACGTTTGTGAGCGGGCTTATATCGTAAGCCAAGGCCATTTAATCGCTCACGGTACACCACAGGAAATTTTGGCTGACGAACAAGTTAAACGTGTTTATCTGGGTGAAGAGTTCCGTCTCTGA
- a CDS encoding calcium/sodium antiporter, whose amino-acid sequence MFLAITLLIIGLVLLVYGADRLVYGAAVLSRSFGIPPLIIGMTIVGIGTSLPELMVSVTAAMNNQTDMAVGNVLGSNITNLLLIVGGAALIRPLTVRSEILRRELPLMLVVTVLCGFLLADNHLSRWDGIILLTAAVAFITLMLKMARLAHAEGNDILTREQLAELPQDSSNTVALLWLVLAFIILPLSAKMIIDNATVIARVAGVSELVIGLTVIAIGTSLPELATFIAGALKGEDDMAVGNIIGSNIFNIVIVLGVPALLSPGDINPEAFQRDYWVMLGVSVIFTLLCLGRKHRIGHMAGALLLCGFIAYLAVLFFAPFNVA is encoded by the coding sequence ATGTTTCTTGCGATAACACTATTAATCATCGGCTTGGTTTTATTAGTGTATGGCGCTGATCGATTAGTTTATGGCGCTGCCGTGTTATCCCGTTCTTTCGGCATCCCACCACTCATTATTGGGATGACTATCGTCGGTATCGGCACATCGCTGCCTGAGTTGATGGTTTCGGTCACTGCGGCCATGAATAACCAGACCGATATGGCGGTTGGGAACGTGCTTGGCTCTAATATTACCAATTTATTGCTGATTGTGGGTGGTGCAGCCCTGATACGCCCATTGACAGTAAGGTCAGAGATTTTGCGCCGTGAATTGCCGTTGATGTTAGTCGTCACGGTGCTGTGTGGTTTCCTGCTGGCTGATAATCATCTCAGCCGTTGGGATGGTATTATTTTACTGACCGCGGCGGTGGCGTTTATTACCCTGATGCTGAAAATGGCCCGTCTGGCCCATGCGGAAGGCAATGACATTCTAACGCGCGAGCAACTGGCTGAATTACCTCAAGACAGTAGCAATACTGTTGCTCTATTGTGGTTGGTGCTGGCCTTCATTATCTTGCCCCTGTCGGCCAAAATGATTATCGATAATGCCACTGTCATTGCCCGGGTTGCCGGTGTCAGTGAACTGGTTATTGGGTTGACAGTTATTGCTATCGGCACCAGTTTGCCTGAATTGGCTACTTTCATCGCCGGCGCGCTGAAAGGGGAAGATGATATGGCGGTTGGCAATATTATTGGTTCGAACATTTTTAATATTGTGATTGTGTTAGGTGTGCCTGCACTGCTCTCCCCTGGTGATATTAATCCAGAAGCTTTCCAACGTGACTATTGGGTGATGCTGGGTGTCAGCGTGATATTTACCCTTCTTTGCCTGGGGCGCAAACATCGCATCGGCCATATGGCGGGCGCTCTGTTATTATGTGGGTTTATCGCTTATCTAGCCGTGCTGTTTTTTGCGCCCTTTAATGTGGCATAA
- the ptsN gene encoding PTS IIA-like nitrogen regulatory protein PtsN yields the protein MINDPALQLSSVLNIECTKSSVHCSSKKRALEIISELAAKQLNLPSQVVFDAVLTRERMGSTGIGSGIAIPHGKLEEDTLRAVGVFIRLEQPIAFDAIDNQPVDLLFALLVPADQCKTHLHTLSLVAKRLADKTVCRRLRAAQSDDELYQIITELPPETA from the coding sequence ATGATCAACGATCCAGCATTGCAATTAAGCTCGGTATTAAATATCGAGTGCACCAAAAGCTCCGTACATTGCTCAAGTAAAAAACGAGCTTTGGAAATTATCAGCGAGTTGGCTGCCAAGCAACTTAACCTGCCTTCACAGGTGGTTTTTGATGCTGTATTGACCCGTGAACGTATGGGCAGCACCGGTATTGGTAGCGGTATCGCGATACCTCATGGCAAGTTGGAAGAAGACACACTGCGCGCAGTGGGGGTATTTATCCGTCTGGAACAACCTATTGCCTTCGATGCCATTGATAACCAACCCGTTGATCTATTATTTGCCTTGTTGGTTCCGGCAGATCAATGTAAAACTCATTTACACACTTTGTCTTTAGTGGCCAAGCGATTAGCTGATAAAACAGTGTGTCGCCGCCTACGAGCGGCACAAAGTGATGATGAACTTTATCAAATTATTACTGAATTACCGCCAGAAACAGCGTAA
- the lptC gene encoding LPS export ABC transporter periplasmic protein LptC, which translates to MSKTRLWITISLALIALVLIGWNMSGFNQPDTQTVADDNEPSSQSQHTVTVVFNPVGQLNYKLVAEDVQNFSTQELTWFTKPVMTLFAENAVATWTVRADRAKLTNDKMLYLYGHVEVDSLTPDAQLQKIKTDNAQVNLITQDVSSDDEVTLFGVGFTSNGMKMRGNLRDKTAELIEKVKTSYEIQK; encoded by the coding sequence ATGAGTAAAACAAGACTATGGATAACGATATCCTTGGCACTGATTGCTTTGGTATTGATTGGCTGGAATATGTCAGGCTTCAATCAGCCAGATACGCAAACTGTGGCTGATGATAATGAGCCCTCTTCGCAAAGTCAGCATACTGTGACCGTCGTTTTCAATCCGGTCGGGCAATTGAATTATAAATTGGTGGCTGAGGACGTACAGAACTTCAGCACTCAAGAATTAACTTGGTTTACCAAGCCGGTAATGACTCTATTTGCTGAAAATGCAGTTGCCACTTGGACGGTACGCGCAGACCGCGCCAAACTGACCAATGATAAGATGCTGTATTTGTATGGTCATGTTGAAGTTGATAGCCTGACACCAGATGCACAGTTACAAAAAATTAAAACCGATAACGCCCAGGTTAATTTGATCACTCAGGATGTATCCTCAGACGATGAAGTTACCCTCTTTGGTGTTGGATTTACATCTAACGGCATGAAAATGCGTGGGAACTTGCGGGATAAAACCGCTGAGCTGATTGAAAAGGTTAAAACCTCTTATGAAATCCAAAAATAA
- the kdsD gene encoding arabinose-5-phosphate isomerase KdsD, protein MSSYDLQPETDSPSGINPLPRVDFQQAGKQVLRIEREGLAQLDQYINDDFANACNAIFNCHGKVVVMGMGKSGHIGCKIAATLASTGTPAFFVHPGEASHGDLGMVTPQDIVLAISNSGESNEILALIPVLKRQKIPLICMSNNPDSSMGKAADIHLCIKVPQEACPLGLAPTTSTTATLVMGDALAVALLQARGFTQEDFALSHPGGALGRKLLLRISDIMHTGAEIPHISPDASLRDALLEITRKNLGLTVICDDLMMIKGIFTDGDLRRIFDLGVDLNHAKIADVMTSGGIRVRPTMLAVDALNLMESRHITAVLVADGDQLLGVVHMHDMLRAGVV, encoded by the coding sequence ATGTCTTCTTATGATTTACAGCCAGAAACTGATTCACCATCGGGTATTAACCCATTGCCAAGAGTAGATTTTCAGCAGGCAGGTAAACAGGTGCTTCGCATTGAGCGCGAAGGACTGGCACAACTCGATCAATACATTAATGACGATTTTGCTAACGCCTGCAATGCAATATTTAATTGCCATGGCAAAGTTGTGGTGATGGGGATGGGCAAATCGGGTCATATTGGTTGCAAAATTGCTGCCACCTTAGCCAGCACGGGGACCCCCGCCTTTTTCGTCCACCCCGGTGAAGCCAGTCACGGCGATCTCGGCATGGTTACACCACAAGATATTGTGCTCGCCATCTCTAATTCAGGGGAGTCCAACGAGATACTCGCGTTGATCCCGGTCCTCAAGCGCCAGAAGATCCCACTTATCTGCATGAGCAATAATCCTGACAGTAGCATGGGTAAAGCGGCCGATATTCACTTGTGTATTAAAGTGCCACAAGAGGCTTGCCCATTAGGATTGGCACCAACCACCAGTACCACCGCCACTTTGGTCATGGGGGATGCGCTCGCGGTGGCATTGTTACAGGCTCGTGGCTTCACTCAAGAAGATTTTGCCCTCTCCCATCCGGGCGGAGCTCTGGGGCGCAAGTTGCTATTGCGAATCAGCGATATCATGCACACGGGTGCAGAGATCCCGCACATCAGTCCCGATGCATCATTACGCGATGCGTTACTGGAGATTACTCGGAAGAATCTGGGTTTAACTGTTATCTGTGACGATTTGATGATGATTAAAGGTATCTTCACCGATGGTGATTTGCGCCGGATATTTGATCTAGGGGTCGATTTGAATCACGCGAAAATTGCAGATGTGATGACCAGTGGCGGTATCCGGGTGCGCCCAACCATGTTAGCCGTAGATGCACTTAATCTGATGGAGTCACGCCATATTACCGCAGTGTTGGTCGCAGATGGTGATCAGTTGCTGGGTGTAGTGCATATGCATGACATGCTTAGAGCTGGTGTAGTCTAA